One window of Amaranthus tricolor cultivar Red isolate AtriRed21 chromosome 13, ASM2621246v1, whole genome shotgun sequence genomic DNA carries:
- the LOC130797792 gene encoding RNA-binding KH domain-containing protein PEPPER-like — protein sequence MADSAELKNEQTNHLEDDSQTSEDSETATTTTQKWPGWPGYNVFRLIVPVTKVGSIIGRKGELVKKICDETRARVRVLEAPVSSAPDRVVLISGKEELDAPVSPAMNAAIRIFKRVSGIGEGDDKGSAADVAAFCSIRLLVPSAQALTLIGKQGSTIKSIQESSGAGVRILPEGELPLYATSNERLVEIHGETFKVQKALEGILGHLRKFLHDHGVLPMFENTCNATFSQDQETNDSLAQNRTSVDNSLLLKRESYFEREAELDLKFTRSAVSLYGLDPPLSSLHSARTTRASAPLVTQVTHTMQVPLSYAEDIIGIAGRNIAYIRRSSGASLSIQESQGRGGEITIEIKGTATEVEIAQQLIQESINGQKAATSSSIYGRSELGLGASSYSQLSESTYNPSSLSSLSSYSSKGLGGDYNSGLGGYSHRYRY from the exons ATGGCGGATTCAGCAGAACTTAAGAACGAGCAAACAAACCATCTGGAAGATGATAGCCAAACTAGTGAAGATTCAGAGACTGCCACAACTACGACGCAAAAATGGCCCGGTTGGCCTGGCTACAATGTTTTTCGACTTATTGTTCCTGTTACCAAAGTTGGGAGCATAATTGGTCGTAAAGGGGAGCTCGTTAAGAAGATTTGTGACGAAACTCGAGCTCGGGTTCGTGTTCTTGAAGCCCCTGTTAGCAGTGCTCCCGATCGTGTT GTGCTGATATCTGGGAAGGAAGAGCTAGATGCTCCTGTGTCTCCAGCAATGAATGCTGCtataaggatttttaagcgtgttAGTGGCATTGGTGAGGGTGATGACAAAGGTTCCGCTGCTGATGTAGCTGCATTTTGTTCAATAAGGCTATTAGTTCCATCCGCGCAAGCTCTTACTTTAATTGGAAAACAAGGATCTACTATTAAATCAATACAGGAGAGTAGTGGTGCTGGTGTGCGGATTTTGCCTGAAG GTGAACTTCCCTTATACGCAACCTCTAACGAGAGGCTTGTTGAGATACATGGTGAGACTTTTAAGGTTCAAAAAGCATTGGAAGGCATCCTTGGTCACCTGAGGAAGTTTTTGCATGATCACGGCGTTTTGCCGATGTTTGAGAATACA TGTAATGCTACATTTTCACAGGATCAAGAGACTAACGATTCCTTGGCTCAGAATAGGACTAGTGTGGACAATTCTTTGTTGCTGAAACGAGAAAGTTATTTTGAGCGTGAAGCTGAACTAGATTTGAAGTTTACTCGTTCTGCAGTGTCACTCTATGGATTAGATCCACCTTTGAGTTCTCTTCATTCTGCAAGAACAACTCGTGCTTCTGCTCCTCTAGTTACTCAG GTTACACATACAATGCAAGTACCTCTTTCCTATGCTGAAGACATAATTGGAATTGCTGGAAGAAATATTGCCTACATCCGCCGTTCTAGTGGTGCATCGCTTAGCATCCAAGAAAGCCAAGGTCGAGGCGGTGAGATCACTATAGAAATAAAGGGGACTGCGACAGAGGTCGAGATTGCTCAACAGCTCATCCAG GAGTCGATTAATGGCCAGAAGGCAGCGACTTCATCTAGCATCTATGGCAGAAGTGAATTGGGATTGGGTGCTTCCTCCTATTCGCAGCTGTCTGAGTCAACGTATAACCCGTCATCTTTATCGTCCTTATCATCCTATTCAAGTAAAGGTCTTGGAGGAGATTATAATTCGGGTTTGGGAGGTTATAGTCATAGATACAGGTATTGA
- the LOC130797791 gene encoding short-chain dehydrogenase reductase ATA1, with amino-acid sequence MESDGTKSSAQQRLKGKVAIITGGARGIGAAAVKLFALNGAHVIVADVLDELGINLANSIGGRYIHCDVSKEADMESAVKLALAWKGHLDVIYNNAGTSGADGSITNINMDEVKNIVAVNLYGVVHGIKHAARAMIEGQRGGSIICTSSSAAIMGGLASHAYTMSKGAVMSMIKSAACELGAHGIRVNCISPHGVPTDMLIGGYRRFLGDIAAEEVSKLSAKSCSLLSGRGGTTEDVAAAALFLATEEAGFITGHNLVIDGGYTQASTSMTHMYLDQKLVK; translated from the exons ATGGAGTCTGATGGCACCAAATCCAGTGCACAACAAAG GTTGAAGGGTAAAGTTGCAATAATAACAGGGGGTGCACGAGGCATAGGAGCTGCCGCAGTAAAACTCTTTGCCTTAAATGGGGCACATGTAATTGTGGCTGACGTACTTGACGAACTTGGCATCAACCTCGCTAACTCCATTGGTGGCCGCTATATTCATTGTGATGTTTCTAAGGAAGCTGATATGGAGTCCGCAGTGAAGCTAGCTTTAGCGTGGAAGGGCCATCTTGATGTTATATACAATAATGCAG GCACATCAGGTGCAGACGGGAGCATCACAAACATCAATATGGACGAAGTGAAAAACATTGTTGCAGTAAACTTATATGGAGTGGTGCACGGAATCAAGCATGCAGCCCGTGCCATGATTGAGGGTCAAAGAGGCGGCTCCATTATTTGCACCTCTAGCTCGGCTGCCATCATGGGTGGCCTTGCCTCACATGCCTACACGATGTCAAAAGGTGCAGTCATGAGCATGATCAAAAGTGCAGCTTGTGAACTTGGGGCACACGGTATTCGAGTAAACTGCATCTCCCCTCACGGTGTTCCAACAGACATGCTTATTGGCGGTTACAGGAGGTTTCTTGGGGACATTGCAGCCGAAGAGGTTTCCAAATTAAGTGCAAAAAGTTGCAGTCTACTGAGTGGAAGGGGCGGGACGACTGAAGATGTCGCTGCTGCCGCGCTATTTCTGGCTACCGAGGAAGCTGGTTTTATTACTGGACATAATCTTGTGATTGATGGGGGTTACACTCAAGCTAGTACCAGTATGACTCATATGTACCTAGACcaaaaattggtgaaataa
- the LOC130797793 gene encoding leucine-rich repeat extensin-like protein 7, whose product MASSPFPPLIFSLLIFISLSLIPFSFAQGDKGLHKGWYKPTQVSDPPEYDLDSSNESYGPEGVTVDPTFQFENDKLRKAYIALQAWKNAMLSDPSNFTANWMGPDVCSYNGVYCANLPNSSYDYYSTPVRVVASLDLNHADIAGYLPDELGLLSDLAVFHINSNRFCGTVPKTFCSMKLLYELDISNNRFVGKFPSALLTLPSLKYLDIRFNDFEGPIPPAIFDKPLDALFLNNNRFKHGIPSNMGNSPVSVLVMANNELGGCIPTSIGKMGYTLYELILLNDNLTGCLPEEIGNLKYVTVFDVSYNNLAGSLPSTISEMTSVEQLDVAHNRFTGVIPDVICKLPKLENFTYSYNYFTGEGPSCAALGAGKVSNGSENCIMNKDDQRSAEECASPEAHPVDCSYYGCAKKYSYTPSTSYSPPSPGGYSGGASSGSYSPSPPYSPSPSSYTPPPAAYSTSPPSYSPSPSSYTPPSYSPTVPSYTPPSYSPSPSYTPPSYSPSYTPPSYSPSPSYTPPSYSPSPSSYTPPSPPAYSTSPPSFSPSPSYTPPSYSPSPSSYTPPSPPAYSTSPPSYSPSPLSYTPPTTPEYSTSPPSYSPSPSSYTPPSYSPPSYTPPSYSPSPSYTPPSYSPSPSYTPPSYSPSPSYTPPSYSPSPSYTPPLYTPSPAYSPPSYSPSPSYTPPSYSPDYKSPLMPSTPPKKDCHPGHDSTPPSPVYDNTPIPPVYGVSYASPPPPIYPGY is encoded by the coding sequence ATGGCTTCTTCTCCATTTCCTCctcttattttctctctcttaatcTTCATTTCACTCTCTCTAATACCCTTTTCTTTTGCTCAAGGTGACAAAGGGCTCCACAAAGGATGGTATAAACCCACCCAAGTATCCGACCCGCCCGAATATGATCTCGATTCATCCAATGAATCATACGGTCCCGAAGGTGTAACCGTTGATCCGACTTTCCAATTCGAGAATGATAAGCTTCGTAAAGCCTACATTGCTCTTCAAGCATGGAAAAACGCTATGCTATCAGACCCATCCAATTTTACCGCAAATTGGATGGGTCCTGATGTTTGTAGCTATAATGGGGTTTATTGTGCTAATTTACCCAACTCAAGTTACGACTATTATTCAACCCCGGTTCGGGTCGTTGCTAGTTTAGATCTTAACCATGCGGATATTGCCGGGTACTTACCCGACGAGCTCGGATTATTATCCGACCTCGCAGTATTCCACATTAACTCGAACCGGTTTTGTGGGACCGTGCCCAAAACTTTTTGCTCAATGAAACTATTGTACGAGCTTGATATAAGCAACAATAGGTTTGTGGGCAAATTCCCTTCGGCTCTTTTAACTCTGCCATCTTTAAAATATTTAGATATCCGATTCAACGATTTCGAGGGCCCGATCCCTCCGGCTATCTTCGACAAACCGCTGGATGCTCTTTTCCTAAACAACAACCGGTTTAAACACGGTATCCCATCCAACATGGGTAACTCCCCTGTTTCAGTTTTAGTAATGGCAAACAATGAGTTAGGAGGATGTATACCTACTAGTATTGGTAAAATGGGCTACACTTTATACGAACTTATTCTCCTAAACGATAATCTTACCGGGTGTTTACCCGAAGAGATTGGGAATTTGAAATATGTAACGGTTTTTGATGTGAGTTATAACAATTTAGCCGGGTCTTTACCGTCTACTATCAGTGAAATGACTAGTGTTGAGCAATTAGATGTGGCACATAACAGGTTTACAGGGGTTATTCCTGATGTTATTTGTAAACTTCCTAAGTTGGAAAACTTTACGTATTCTTACAACTATTTTACTGGAGAAGGCCCGTCTTGTGCTGCGTTAGGTGCGGGGAAAGTGTCGAATGGTTCGGAAAATTgtataatgaataaggatgatcAGAGGTCTGCCGAAGAATGTGCGTCACCAGAGGCTCATCCGGTGGATTGTAGCTATTATGGGTGCGCTAAGAAATACTCTTACACACCATCCACTAGCTATTCACCTCCCAGTCCGGGTGGTTATAGTGGTGGTGCTTCTTCTGGGTCTTATTCTCCATCTCCTCCTTACAGTCCCTCGCCATCGTCCTACACTCCTCCACCTGCCGCCTACTCGACTTCGCCACCGTCGTACAGTCCCTCGCCATCGTCCTACACTCCACCATCTTACAGTCCTACAGTACCGTCATACACTCCACCATCATACAGTCCTTCACCGTCATACACGCCACCATCATACAGTCCTTCATACACTCCACCATCATACAGTCCTTCACCGTCATACACGCCACCATCTTACAGTCCCTCGCCATCGTCCTACACTCCACCATCACCTCCCGCCTACTCGACTTCACCACCATCATTCAGTCCTTCACCGTCATACACGCCACCATCTTATAGTCCCTCGCCGTCGTCCTACACTCCTCCATCACCTCCCGCCTACTCGACTTCACCACCATCTTACAGTCCCTCGCCATTGTCTTACACTCCACCAACAACTCCCGAATACTCAACTTCGCCGCCATCTTACAGTCCCTCGCCATCATCTTACACTCCACCATCGTACAGTCCTCCGTCGTACACTCCACCGTCTTACAGTCCTTCTCCGTCGTACACTCCACCGTCTTACAGTCCTTCTCCGTCGTACACTCCACCGTCTTACAGTCCTTCACCGTCCTACACTCCACCGTCATACAGTCCTTCTCCGTCGTACACTCCACCATTATACACTCCTTCTCCGGCATATTCTCCACCGTCTTACAGTCCTTCACCGTCGTACACTCCACCGTCATACAGTCCTGATTACAAATCACCATTAATGCCATCAACACCTCCTAAAAAAGATTGTCATCCAGGCCATGACTCAACACCACCGTCTCCGGTGTATGACAACACTCCAATTCCACCAGTTTACGGCGTTTCTTATGCTTCTCCACCTCCTCCTATCTACCCCGGTTACTAA